Within the Salvia hispanica cultivar TCC Black 2014 chromosome 4, UniMelb_Shisp_WGS_1.0, whole genome shotgun sequence genome, the region gtaatggttggagatgctcttagtcaCATTGCTTTTTGCGAAGACGTTGGAAAATGTCAACCATCATTTGTTGATGAacgtaataaaataataaattatgtttatttcatgtcatctgaacataaaatttaatggtcgaaatttttttgatctttggtaattttattaactttattataatttttacaatttgtggagtaatatttatctCAACTTTTAGTAATTGTGTCAATTAtatcttaaatatttaatttattaatccGATTTCAATCTTTTCAActtatttcaatttgattattaatgattttatcaattttattataatttttacgATTTGTCAATTGTATCTCAAACAAAGAAACTGATATCATAAACCTCAAGTTGGACATGGATTTGAAAAGTGATTTTGAAGAatgattgaaataaattaaaactatagtACTACTATGGTTCACTCATCTACAtcttttaatacaaaattagtaaaattaaatatcattatagaaaataaactattataaatattgttagtgaagTATAGTAGTACACTATATGAATGTATGTTTGAGAAGGGACTAAGAATGATTTCGACACACGTACattagtaatataattagcatttcatatggagtactatatattgaAAGAAACATGATATGCTATAATATTGCCAAAAAGGCAAAAtctatttcatatatattcgTACAATTTTCACAAGAAATTACCTTATAAATACGAGAACAATGTGGGTAGAATAAACATTAGGTCACCATGTCTATTTCTAACAACTATAATCGTTTcattaataggagtattttcttatttgttttgGTCGTCTCAATCGACTTAGGACTTTGCATAGATTCCATAGTGAATGTGAACGCGACACTCAGTAAAGCTCGTTTCTTACCGGCGGTGGCAACATGGTACGGCAGCCCCACCGGATCAGGAAGTggtaatagtagtactataacctaatttaaattattttaatcgaATGTGAATATgtgaaattgtgaatttattttgtgattttgtagGTGGAGCTTGTGGTTTGGAAAATGATGTGATAAATGCCCCTTATTACGGCATGATTTCTGCCGGTAATGCCAATTTATTCCGTTCTGGTGTCGATTGTGGGACTTGTTATATGGTactattcaaatttatttttgagagattgaaaaatatttatttttatagtattattttttttaatattatttttaggtGCGATGCAGAGATCATCCAGCTTGTTCAGGATCTCCAATTCATGTGACAATTACAGACGAATGCCCTGGCCTTTGTAATAATGAACCTTTTCACTTTGACTTAAGTGGTAAAGCTGTTGGTTATTTAGCAAAACCTGGTCATGAAGAAGAGTTAAGAAAAGCAGGAAGGATCAACATTCAATATACAAggcaactctctctctctctctctcaacttGATTCCTATAATTATTAGGGTTAGAGTTTTATCCAAAACAAATAGTATAATCATGACTTGGTAAACAATTTATTGTGTTTATCTTGCTATATTAGTGATGACTTGCAAGTTTATATTTCCTTACTTCTTGAATTGAATATGGTTATGCAGCGTGAGATGCCACTACAAGGCTCATTTAGCAGTGAAGATCGACGCGGGATCAAACCCTTACTATCTATCCATGGTTGTGGAGAATGTGAATGGAGATGGTGAAATAGATCGAATTGAGATCATGGGACAAGGTTTGCAATCATGGGGATGGAGGGATATGCAACGTGATTGGGGTGAGACTTAGAAATTTAATGTGCCTAGTGGAACCACCGGACCCTTTTCAATTAGGTTTACAGATCGCAGCTCAAGATCAGTTGTGGCTTATAGGATCATACCAGCAAATTGGGCTCCTGGAAAGACATATTATTCGGGAACTAATTTCCTTTGATTTTGGATCGTTGGAGTTTTAAATGTATGAAGTTTATAGTTTTTGATCATGatgtaatcatattttatacatagaTCTTATAAAGTCACATGGAAGTTGGTTTGAATAATTCAGAAAAAGGTCTTGTTGTCTAACGATCATTAAATCAGAAACACTGTATCATTATAGCATACAATGCCATTCCTTATAATTGGAAAATTGGAagacaataatatattttttcaatatatgttttgattatACTATTATCACAAGTTTAGATTATTAGTcacttaattagttaattacaTTGCTGTCTGTTTGGAAATGCCGGCGTTGGAAAATGTCAACCCTCTTTGTTGTTGAAcgtgataaattaataaatcatgtttatatttagttatttactactattaaactATCACACCATTGGGGCAGGCCCATAAACTCACAGATTTAgttgttttatcttttaataattttaataactctaacaaataaaaaatagagatattgGTCCCTAAATTTAGGGACTTTGGCATAATAATGGTAACTATTttcacgaattttaaaatctgTCTAAAATGTTACTACACATTTTACATTCCATGTGTTAATTCCAACAACGGGCCATCATTATATTCGACTAATGCACGTAacttttttcatataataCTTGACACAATGAAATCAATGTACATTGCTACGTAATTTTTTGTTCCACTTGTCATGAACTTAAATAGTggtctaaaatatcataaacatttCACGGTTGTACGTAAAATAAGTTTTCTCAGAAATATCTTATTTGGATTAGATTGAGAAATAacattttgtaatattttaaaacaatttaaaaggTTTTAGAAAATACCAGAATTATGCCAAAATTCAAGGTTTTTAGTACCAATATTCCTAAAAATTAGTACATCgcttatgttttttttatatatatatgtagctATCTATAAAACTTAgcttatctttattttttaataagttTCTTTCGGTGTAATTAAGTCtaatttttcactaacaatacCTATTAAGTAGTGGGTTTTTTTCTGTTTATcttaggagtatattttattaaactttGCACTTGTTTCATTCATTATACCGAGTCAAGACCATTGTTAGTGGACGAAGGTACAATATGAATGTAGaaattatatggagtaatttaaatttattgcaATTATAATCACTTTTCAAATCCACGTCCAACTTCAGGCTTAGCaactttctttgttttttcaattactttaattGATAAAGCATATGAGTGAAATTTGTAAgtataatcaacaaaaaagaaaaagccAAATCAATAGTACATTTGTAAGAAGTGACTAATTAGGTAttgaaatactatataaaatggATTTACTGAAAACTGAATAATGCTATACCATCCTagatttgagaaggtattgaAGAAcgtatacaataaattataattatataacttgcatttcatatactatatatggaaaacaAATATGACATACTATTGCCAAAAACCCTTTCCGATATATTCATACAATGTTGATAAGAAATTACCGTATAAATACGATTACTAGGTAGGTAAAACAAACATTAGGGTCACCATGTCTATTTCTATCAAATATAATCgtttcattaatattttattattgattttggcCGTTTCAAACGACTTATGCCTTTGCATGCATTCCACAGTGAATGTGAATGCGACACTCAATAGAGTTGGTTTCTTACCGGCGGTGGCGACTTGGTACGGCAACCCCACCGGAGCAGGAAGtggtaataatataattttaaatttattttcattgaagagtcacactttgactgggcacgggttttaagaaatgtaaagaaaagttggttgaaaaagttagtggaatgtgagaacccacttttttatattggttttataataaaatgtgagtgaaatgagttagtggaatgtggaacctattaccatttatggtaaaaatgaagtgttactcttaattggggacggactggaaaagtgtgacccttaatcggagacggagggagtaatatatatgaaaatgtgaatttgcTTTTGTGATTTTGTAGGTGGAGCTTGTGGTTTGGAAAATGATGTGATAAATGCTCCTTACCACGGCATGATTTCGGCCGGAAATGGCAATTTATTCCGCTCCGGTGCCGGCTGTGGGACATGTTATATGGtattattacaaatatatttttcagagattgaaaaaagaattaattaatttttttgatactattattgttattaCGATTACTCCATTTATAGGTGAGATGCAGAGATAATCCAGCTTGTTCGGGATATCCAATTCATGTGACAATCACAGACGAATGCCCTGGCCTATGTAACAATGAACCTTTTCACTTTGACTTAAGTGGAAAAGCTTTTGGTTCTTTAGCAAAACCTGGCCATGAAGATCAGTTGAGAAATGCAGGAAGGATCAACATTCAATATGTGAGgtaatcttttttctttaatctCTTTTTCTCTATCACTCTCATGTTGAATATGGAGCCGGAAAGAAAGTGAATTAGTCCGGGtaaacaatttatttgtttgtatgTTACATATGCGATGACTTGTATGTTTATTTCCAACACCTTGAACTGAATATGGTTATGCAGAGTGAGATGCCACTACAGGGCTCATATAGCAGTGAAGATCGACTCGGGGTCAAACCCTTACTATCTAGCCATGGCTGTGGAGAATGTGAATGGAGATGGTGAAATCGATCGAATTGAGATATTAGGTCAAGGTTCGAAATCATGGGAGGCTATGCAACGTAACTGGGGTGAGACTTGGAAATTTAATGTGCCTAGTGGAACTATTGGACCATTTTCAATTAGGTTCACAGATCGCAGCTCAAGAACAGTTGTAGCTAATAGACTCGTGCCGAGAGATTGGACTCCCGGAAAAACATATTACTCAAGAATTAATTTCCGTTAATTATCGAATGCAATGTTTGTTGTTTAACATCCTTGTCTTGGACTAGTACTTTTTTGATGAATGCtagcattataaaataaatgcaagTTAGGATACAAAAATGtgtgttaataattaatatattaggGTGAGActtattaatcattttaattaattataaattaaagaaattggaTTTTGTTTACAAGTAAATGTGATGAAATGGTGTGGAAATTGGACTAATGATTCAGAGAAATCGGTGTTTTGATTgaagataaatgaaaattcataAGTATATAGAAGATGGATTTAAGTTGGAAGCAATAAAAAAGAACCCTATTACTTTGTAgtgaatattgatttattaCAATTTTGTCGTAACATTTTTATATCCAAATACGTCTACTCATTTTTGAAGAATTATTAATACATTGAACTAAACCAACTACTCCAATTCATATTTGTTTAAGCTTCCACttcttatttcaaaatatactactactaatctACTATAAACGTCTCTCTATTACCCTCTCTTGTCTTAACAAATAGTCCATTTTTTAGAAAACatttataaaacatctaaCAGTGGAGTAATTCCTTATTTTATACCACCCATCTATCTTTATTtcgaaaatggaaatgaaagATTTGTTTATTAGAACGAGTAAAATCAAAGTGTCTCAATTTACAAGCCATTCAACTTGAAAGGTCAAGAGCTCAAGGCAGGCTGTATAATGCGTTCTTAATACTTCagtttcaataaaaataagaacattttctattttgagatgttctataaaaatatctcattgtatttttaagaaattcatTCCCTTAAATAAAGTATtctgttattttattaattgtgcgttaattttcatgttccatatatatatgattgaatgaatatgatatgataaaatataattaaatcaattggaTTTTCGACAACTATTAAATTTGGATTAATTGATTGTGATTCTGTGAATCTGTAATGTAGAATGAggtgatttaattttggaaaaaataccCCTAAAACATCCAATTATACCATTTACCTTTTTATTACAATGAAAATCCTAGAAGTATTTTCCAAAATCTTGACCGGCAAGTGGGCCCCACACGCAATTGCATCTTAACGAAACGCCTAAACACACAATTAACAACTCTaatcaaaactaattaaaaacttCCTGTCTGAAAGCAACCTCCATCTTGCCTTCCCCACTTCATCACTCTCTCCACCGACACCTCTCCCCTTCAAAACCCTTTTTAAATTCAGCAATTGACCTCTGCGTCCCAATCCCAGATCCCCATTTTCCTCCATCGAAAATCCCAGATTCCGATCTCCACTTCTCACCGAAGAGAATCACCAACTCCCCAGCTCGAAGAGGGCCCGAATCGCGATGCTGGATCGGGTTCTCGGCCCGCTCAACGCGCGCCGCCTCCAACGCGCTTTCCGCAAGGCGAAGCTGACGGTGCTCTGCCTCTTCCTCACGCTCATCGTGCTGCGCGCCAACATCGGCGCCGGGAAGTTCGGCACGCCGGAGAAGGACCTCGACGACATCCGCGAGACCTTCTCTCACATCCGCAAGCGGGCCGAGCCGCGCCGCGTCTTGGAGGAGGTCTCCGAGCTCCAATCGACCGGGAATGCCGACTCCGGTAGCAAAAACTACGCCGATTTCGATATCAAGAAGATCTTGAAGGATGCAGACGACGGCTTCCCCGAATTCAAGCGAGATCCATTGCAGCCTTACTCCCTCGGCCCAAAAATATCGGATTGGGATGAGCAGAGATCGGAGTGGCTGAAGAACAATCCGGATTACCCCAATTTCGTCGCTGAGAATAAGCCTAGGGTTTTGCTGGTGACGGGTTCGTCGCCGACGCCGTGTGAGAATCCGGTGGGGGATCATTACTTGCTGAAATCGATCAAGAATAAGATTGATTACACTAGGGTTCATGGGATTGAGATCTTCTATAATATGGCATTGCTTGATGCTGAAATGGCTGGTTTTTGGGCGAAATTGCCGTTGATTAGGAAGCTGCTGCTGTCTCACCCTGAGGTGGAGTTTCTATGGTGGATGGATAGTGATGCTATGTTTACTGATATGGCTTATGAGGTGCCGTGGGAGAGGTATAAAGATCACAACTTTGTGATGCACGGTTGGGATGAGATGATTTATGATGAGAAGAATTGGATTGGATTGAACACCGGGAGTTTCTTGTTGAGGAACTGTCAGTGGTCGTTGGACATTCTTGATACGTGGGCGCCAATGGGGCCGAAGGGGAAGGTTAGGGAGGATGCGGGGAAGATTCTGACGAGGGAGCTGACGGGCAGGCCGGTGTTTGAGGCGGATGATCAGTCTGCAATGGTGTATATCTTGGCAACGGAGAAGGAGAAGTGGGGCGACAAGGTTTATCTCGAGAATCATTATTATCTGCACGGTTATTGGGGGATTTTGGTGGATAAATATGAGCAGATGATTGAGAGCTACCATCCCGGGTTTGGTGATCACAGGTGGCCTCTTGTGACTCACTTTGTGGGTTGCAAGCCTTGTGGGAAATTTGGGGATTATCCCGTTGAGAGGTGCTTGAAGCAGATGGACCGTGCGTTCAACTTTGGGGATAATCAGATACTGCAGATGTATGGCTTCACGCATAAGTCGCTTTCTAGTAGGAAGGTGGTGAGGATTAGGAACGAGACGAGCAAGCCTCTTGAAGTGAGGGATGAGCTCGGCTTGCTTCACCCCTCGTTTAAGGCTGTGAAGACTGTTTCTTGATCTTGAGTGGACATAGAAAAAAAGGGGGTTTTGAACTGGGGTTTGTATTTTTAAGTTATAATACATGTCATTTTTACTTATATCACGTGATCTTAGAGTTATTGTTGATGTATTCCTTTATTTATGGCGATTTCTGCTGTGACATAGTGTAATTTTACGTTTGTGGTGATTGTTCTTCGCCACATTGCCTTAAAAGGACAGGAACCAGATCATATTCTTTACCAGCCATTGAAGTTTACCTTGAGCTTTATTTATGCCATGCTGTCTAGTTTACCACATATGCTAGGATTTGAACATTTGATTGCTATGAACTGCTCTAGTTTGGATCTTTGGTTATGCCTTTTCTATTGTAATATCATTTGCTGATGTTGGCTTTCAGTTTTCGGAAGCTTGCAGCTTGCTTCTGGAGTCATTTTGCACACTGCAGGTAAACATAGAAAATCTTTGCCTATCATTAGTTGTTAATCTATGATACTTAGCTTCTCTTatcttgttttgtttggaTATGGTTCTGATGTGATTATTAGGTAGTTGATTGATTTGAAAAGGCAACATAGGTGAGGTTTAGTTTAGCACTGTAGTGTGATGATTGCTTGTCTTAGGATTTTCAGTTCACCCATATTTGAGCTTGGGTTCCTAATTTGTGTTTGGTTAAAATTTTGGTTCATTGTTTATGGGCTTGCACTTTTTTGGTATGAAACTAAATTTTGAAAGACATTATTGTCCTCCATTTGAATTACTATTTGTTACAAAAATGTCCTTTGTTAATTCTGCCAATATATTTAGCAGCCTATTTCCCCCAATATGTTTAGTTCTTCATGTTGAATTACTCTCTGTCTCTATCTTGTTACTCGGTGTGCTAGGCAACGTATTTCTCGGGCTCCTTGTTCTTGTCATAGATCGGAGGGCCATCAACTTGTTCATCGCCATTCTTGGACTTCAAGCAGGTCTCGACGTGTCAACGAGAGCGTTTTGTCGTAGCTAAATGAATACGTTCAACGTTTTGAAGTGTTTAATTAAGACAAAGTTTTGTTATCCatagtaatactaataatcGCTATTTAGCTTGAATATTTAAGCATGTCTGACtaatttaagttaattttaatcctTAACTAATACTTTTTCTGTCCCGTCATAAGCGAGACACTTCTTCCGAGCACCAgatatagaaaaatgattaatatttaaaatagagaTAGATAGAGTacagagaataatatagaaaagaaattcGCTTCTTATTGAACAGAGGGAATGGTTTTATTAATCAAGCTTAAGTTTTAACTCATACAGAAAGCAAAATGTACAATGTATGCATGGAACATGCtagtacaaatatttaaaaaaaaaatttaatcaatgtaTCAAacactatatttaatttagtacctagggatgtcaatcgggctaaTCCATTCGGGTTCGGGCCAGTCCACTCGGGTCGTCGGACTATTTAGGTGCGGGCCATTTGGGTTATGGATTTTTcgggtcataaattttcaaccctaaccctaactcGTCCGGTTTTGAGCTAACCtatcgggctattcgggcctaaaagctttcaaaaataatctcttgtatcaaaattttcttctataaaatgattttaaattttagatactttttttttcttttcagtttggaattatataaaatttttaaatttttatagttttcttcaagaaTACTTGAAAAGAAGCCTTTCATTTCGATCAActacaacataaattaaagcttgtgttcgtgtcattattCTGACATTGTTTGTAactaattctttatgaaaataaaaaaatcatatcttacaagaatcattattaaaatgataaatatattgagattttgatgggttggttcttaattttgtcttgattggctTTGGTGTTGGTAAGACACTATTGGTAGATGATGGGACAGTGCAATAATGAGTTGAGGTGGAACTTGAAAGCTGATATTGCGGGATCAAGtggaaaagtagaaaatgaaaattgaataagactaATAACTGTGTAGAATAAAGATTTaggattcaaaaatataaaaaaaaactcttaaaacttaatattttttaattaaaactcgCAACCCATCGGAtcaacccgcaacccgtttgggccaacccgtttaacccgtcaacccattcgggccaacccgtttagccTGTTTTGTATTCGGGTAATTAAATTACAGCCCTAACCCGCTCATTTTATCGGACTGTTCGGGCTGGCTCATGAGTTTCgggttgaattgacatccctaatccCACCATATCTTAATTTCAACATATATTACTTGATACTCCATACGTCCTACAAATTTGCAGCACGTGTCCTCATTTGACTCGCGagtttaaaatgtaaaatagttagatagaaaaaattaatgcaaTATTAAAACTCACGGGCTCAAATTATTTGGTAAATGGGCCGTTGCAGATGGAGCCCAGTCGTTGGAAAATCGACCCGCCCGGCCCGGCCCAGTAAGATTAGATCCATTCGATTAAATTAAAGCTCAGTCACAGATTCACATTTCAGaattcaaaatctcaaaaatttCCATCCCAAATTCTCTCTCTAGGGCATTTCCATCGAAGATTTAACTCCCAAATAATGGTAAATCACTCGATCATTCTC harbors:
- the LOC125221439 gene encoding putative expansin-B14 is translated as MHSTVNVNATLNRVGFLPAVATWYGNPTGAGSGGACGLENDVINAPYHGMISAGNGNLFRSGAGCGTCYMVRCRDNPACSGYPIHVTITDECPGLCNNEPFHFDLSGKAFGSLAKPGHEDQLRNAGRINIQYVRVRCHYRAHIAVKIDSGSNPYYLAMAVENVNGDGEIDRIEILGQGSKSWEAMQRNWGETWKFNVPSGTIGPFSIRFTDRSSRTVVANRLVPRDWTPGKTYYSRINFR
- the LOC125222150 gene encoding xyloglucan 6-xylosyltransferase 2-like — protein: MLDRVLGPLNARRLQRAFRKAKLTVLCLFLTLIVLRANIGAGKFGTPEKDLDDIRETFSHIRKRAEPRRVLEEVSELQSTGNADSGSKNYADFDIKKILKDADDGFPEFKRDPLQPYSLGPKISDWDEQRSEWLKNNPDYPNFVAENKPRVLLVTGSSPTPCENPVGDHYLLKSIKNKIDYTRVHGIEIFYNMALLDAEMAGFWAKLPLIRKLLLSHPEVEFLWWMDSDAMFTDMAYEVPWERYKDHNFVMHGWDEMIYDEKNWIGLNTGSFLLRNCQWSLDILDTWAPMGPKGKVREDAGKILTRELTGRPVFEADDQSAMVYILATEKEKWGDKVYLENHYYLHGYWGILVDKYEQMIESYHPGFGDHRWPLVTHFVGCKPCGKFGDYPVERCLKQMDRAFNFGDNQILQMYGFTHKSLSSRKVVRIRNETSKPLEVRDELGLLHPSFKAVKTVS